A genomic stretch from Oryzias latipes chromosome 24, ASM223467v1 includes:
- the LOC101172045 gene encoding gap junction Cx32.2 protein — protein sequence MGEWGFLSTLLNKVQSHSTVVGKVWLSVLFVFRIMVLGAGAEKVWGDEQSNMVCNTKQPGCKNVCYDHAFPISHIRFWVLQIIFVSSPTLIYLGHVIHVVHKEKKLRKYIETHSSEEVTKVPKYSDEKGHVKIKGNLLGNYMTSIFFRILLEIAFIVGQYYLYGFVMEALIVCSRAPCPFTVECYMSRPTEKTIFIIFMLVVACVSLVLNVIEIFFLACSQSRRKKSKMVPVTAVALHPRFPNDSLMNKEKMSLLDSSTA from the exons ATGGGAGAGTGGGGCTTTCTTTCCACGCTGCTGAATAAGGTGCAGTCCCACTCCACGGTTGTTGGGAAGGTGTGGCTCAGCGTGCTCTTCGTCTTCAGGATTATGGTGCTCGGAGCCGGAGCTGAAAAG GTTTGGGGGGATGAACAGTCCAACATGGTTTGTAACACCAAACAGCCAGGTTGTAAAAACGTCTGCTACGACCACGCCTTCCCAATCTCCCACATCCGATTCTGGGTCCTCCAGATCATCTTCGTCTCCTCACCAACCCTGATATACCTCGGCCATGTCATCCATGTCGTCCACAAAGAGAAGAAGCTGAGAAAATACATCGAAACTCATTCCAGCGAGGAGGTCACCAAAGTTCCAAAGTATTCTGATGAAAAAGGTCACGTCAAAATTAAAGGCAATCTGTTAGGGAACTACATGACTTCCATCTTTTTTAGAATCCTTTTGGAGATAGCCTTCATTGTGGGTCAGTATTACCTGTATGGTTTTGTCATGGAGGCCCTGATTGTCTGCTCTCGGGCGCCGTGTCCATTCACTGTGGAGTGCTACATGTCACGGCCCACTGAAAAaaccatcttcatcatcttcatgcTGGTCGTGGCCTGCGTCTCCCTCGTCCTGAATGTGATCGAGATCTTCTTCTTGGCGTGTTCCCAGTCGCGCAGGAAGAAGTCCAAAATGGTGCCGGTGACGGCGGTTGCTCTCCACCCCCGGTTCCCCAACGACAGCCTCATGAATAAGGAGAAAATGAGCCTCCTTGACTCCAGCACAGCCTGA
- the LOC101172551 gene encoding gap junction Cx32.7 protein-like, whose protein sequence is MGEWDVLGRLLDKVQSHSTVIGKIWLTVLFIFRIMVLRTSTDKVWGDEQSDFVCNTQQPGCRNVCYDLAFPISHVRFWVLQIIAIAAPKLLYLGHVLHVIHVEKKLKERMQKQGELDQANLFLRRAFKIPKYTKDNGRTSLRGSLLRTYMIHLVAKIVLEVLFLVGQYFLYGFTLEARYVCTSFPCPHKVDCFLSRPTEKSVIIWFMLVAALVSLALSLAELMYLCVKSIKECVARRQDYTVTPVTPPCSKKSVKTQDEVIQNYVNSELELHGRKLRMNGIPGGVQEGGNLSPDTNVGEIHI, encoded by the exons ATGGGAGAGTGGGATGTGCTGGGCCGTCTGCTGGATAAGGTGCAAAGCCACTCCACAGTCATCGGCAAAATATGGCTCACCGTGCTGTTCATTTTCCGCATTATGGTTCTGCGCACCAGCACCGACAAG GTGTGGGGAGACGAGCAGTCAGACTTTGTCTGCAACACTCAGCAGCCCGGCTGCAGGAATGTCTGCTACGACCTCGCTTTTCCGATCTCTCACGTGCGCTTTTGGGTTCTTCAGATCATTGCCATTGCTGCACCAAAGCTGCTTTACCTTGGCCATGTGCTTCATGTGATCCACGTGGAAAAGAAG CtgaaggagaggatgcagaagcaGGGTGAGCTTGACCAGGCCAACCTCTTCCTCAGGAGGGCCTTCAAAATTCCTAAGTACACAAAAGACAACGGCAGGACCAGCCTCCGCGGAAGCCTCCTTCGCACTTACATGATTCATCTTGTGGCCAAAATAGTACTTGAGGTTCTGTTTCTGGTGGGTCAGTACTTCCTTTATGGGTTCACTCTGGAAGCTCGCTATGTCTGCACCAGCTTCCCCTGCCCTCACAAGGTGGACTGCTTCCTGTCCAGACCCACAGAGAAATCAGTCATCATCTGGTTCATGCTGGTGGCCGCCCTGGTCTCTCTTGCCCTCAGTTTAGCAGAGTTGATGTACCTCTGTGTGAAGAGCATCAAGGAGTGCGTGGCCAGAAGGCAGGACTACACCGTCACCCCGGTGACACCACCGTGCTCAAAGAAGTCTGTGAAAACCCAGGATGAGGTGATCCAGAACTACGTCAACTCTGAGTTGGAGCTACATGGACGAAAGCTGCGCATGAATGGGATCCCTGGAGGAGTGCAGGAAGGTGGGAACTTGTCGCCTGACACGAATGTTGGGGAGATCCACATCTGA
- the hsdl1 gene encoding inactive hydroxysteroid dehydrogenase-like protein 1, with product MAAVDSFQLLYREISRSCGGYVETLALVGALYSASRAVVLLSDCCSLVRVHFLPRIIPNKRLAQRFGDWAVITDASEPVAKAYAEELAKHGINVVFIAPDAASVRDSAASISQSFGVETTVIVADFSLGQATVIKPIQDSLRDKDVGFLVNCVDESLASPLSLMEMSDQFLLAQVNRNVGAATLMTRLVLPGMLQRSRGALVNISSGASCRPWRRPATLSAVSGYLDSFSRALHLEYGTRGVFIQSLIPLQIASSAHRESWFAPRPEVYARHAVSTLGISNRTTGYWPHTLQYGLMKCVPEWLWILGYRTLI from the exons ATGGCAGCGGTTGACAGCTTCCAGCTTTTGTACAGAGAAATTTCTCGCTCTTGCGGCGGGTACGTGGAGACCCTGGCCCTGGTTGGGGCCCTGTACTCCGCTAGCCGAGCCGTCGTCCTGCTGAGTGATTGCTGTTCGCTGGTCAGGGTTCATTTTCTGCCAAGGATCATCCCCAATAAGCGGCTGGCTCAGAGATTTGGAGACTGGGCTGTCATTACTG ATGCATCTGAGCCTGTAGCCAAAGCATATGCAGAAGAGCTGGCCAAGCACGGCATCAATGTGGTCTTCATAGCGCCAGACGCCGCCTCAGTTCGAGATTCAGCAGcatcaatttcacaaagttttGGAGTAGAAACCACCGTCATAGTGGCTGACTTTTCTCTGGGCCAAGCGACTGTAATCAAGCCCATCCAGGACTCACTGAGGGATAAAGATGTCGGCTTCTTGGTGAACTGTGTCGATGAGTCGCTGGCTTCTCCTCTGAGTCTGATGGAAATGTCGGATCAGTTCTTGCTGGCTCAGGTCAATAGGAACGTCGGTGCTGCGACTCTGATGACCCGTTTGGTTCTGCCGGGGATGTTGCAGCGCAGCAGAGGAGCCCTGGTCAACATATCGTCGGGCGCCAGCTGCAGACCGTGGCGCCGACCCGCCACGCTCAGCGCAGTCAGC GGATACTTGGACAGTTTCTCTAGAGCGCTTCACTTGGAGTACGGTACCAGAGGGGTCTTCATTCAAAGCCTGATCCCTTTACAG ATTGCTTCAAGCGCTCATAGAGAGAGTTGGTTTGCGCCGAGGCCTGAGGTCTACGCTCGCCACGCCGTCTCCACTCTGGGCATCTCAAACAGAACCACCGGCTACTGGCCGCACACGCTTCAG TATGGGCTGATGAAGTGCGTCCCGGAGTGGCTGTGGATTCTTGGATATCGAACGCTCATCTAA
- the LOC101172301 gene encoding gap junction Cx32.2 protein: MGDWGFLSTLLEKVQSHSTVIGKIWMSVLFLFRIMVLGAGAESVWGDEQSGFVCNTLQPGCENVCYDWTFPISHIRFWVLQIIFVSTPTLLYLGHAMHIIQKEKKLRLKISTPGGPQPNKSPKYTDETGHVTIKGNLLGSYLTQLIVKIIIEAAFIVGQYYLYGFIMVPMFPCSKKPCPFTVECYMSRPTEKTIFIIFMLVVACVSLLLNVIETFYLIGTRVRCGSKRKAHRVTSAENPASLSGPKWPNTDEALRQNKLNMEMESNHSVGGSLDGAKEEKRLLSGH, from the coding sequence ATGGGAGATTGGGGATTTCTTTCAACCTTGCTGGAGAAGGTCCAGTCCCACTCCACTGTGATCGGGAAGATCTGGATGAGTGTCCTGTTCCTCTTCAGGATCATGGTTTTGGGAGCAGGTGCTGAAAGTGTCTGGGGTGACGAACAGTCCGGTTTCGTCTGCAACACCCTCCAACCCGGTTGCGAGAACGTCTGCTACGACTGGACCTTCCCAATCTCGCACATTCGTTTCTGGGTCCTCCAGATCATCTTCGTCTCCACTCCAACACTGCTGTACCTGGGCCACGCCATGCACATCATCCAGAAGGAGAAAAAGCTCCGGCTGAAGATCTCAACGCCTGGCGGGCCTCAACCAAACAAGTCTCCCAAGTATACAGATGAGACTGGCCATGTGACAATCAAAGGGAACTTGCTGGGAAGCTACCTGACCCAACTCATTGTGAAGATCATCATTGAAGCCGCCTTCATCGTCGGACAGTACTACCTGTACGGCTTTATCATGGTGCCCATGTTCCCCTGCTCCAAGAAGCCCTGCCCCTTCACCGTGGAGTGCTACATGTCCAGACCAACAGAGAAaaccatcttcatcatcttcatgcTGGTGGTGGCCTGCGTCTCCCTGCTCCTCAATGTCATCGAGACGTTCTACCTGATCGGCACCAGAGTCAGATGTGGGTCCAAGCGTAAGGCTCACAGAGTCACCTCAGCAGAAAACCCAGCCAGCCTATCCGGTCCAAAATGGCCAAACACGGACGAGGCTCTCAGGCAGAACAAACTGAACATGGAGATGGAGAGCAACCACAGCGTTGGAGGAAGTCTGGATGGAGCCAAAGAGGAGAAACGGCTACTGAGCGGTCACTGA
- the LOC110014220 gene encoding uncharacterized protein LOC110014220, producing the protein MLKPDERTESNTEHAAEPEPADVATEQHEEPRRSERARTLTERGKVFQRERLEGLMLRFDTIYERWKALTKLAKKSVMRQDPNDILQEHISSVEKELLTLNSVYDEYRCTDSPPHDMRHKLDKAVSVTKIVIKNAQSQTRGEREEIVWPDASSVFASSSSSVSLPVSDHSKRTLSHSVASALSRQEAAAEYAATRAVLQIMAEQECRREELEKLEAENKLITADQETAAYTRRLEREREETERKIMKEKQEAALLRRQQEENVERKRSVENLKREVERLEELKRLHAAKARLKVYDENEFHPTQAVPACPEVTHLDQGVRKQSVNQYADTAPSSKGDSQKDTVELVKVLAEALSANRLPIPEPTIFSGDALKFSHWKSSFQTLIERKNIPAAEKMFFLQKYVGGAARESLEGFFLTGSEASYEKAWNLLNERYGEPFVIAKAFRDKLHAWPKIAHRESSDLRKFVDFLRSCESAMVENENLNVLNDAIENQKMAAKLPDWLSTAWNRKATEYQLEHRRFPKFGYFVTFLTMEANIACNPITSYTALHQDQSDKSKIKPQNFVSSKGQTIGTKSFTTNVSERKTDTCGFCKKVGHLLHNCRNLIRKPIAERVKFIQSEKLCFGCLNPGHYSKYCKSRMTCSFCSKRHPSCLHEERPKQEQQLPSEQAKETVEVKEKRSLFTVQPQETDVFKETTSNRVVNEKSSTQTSTIVPVYVSTQSDPTKEVLTYALLDSQSDSSFILDEVVAGLDVNSERVKLKLSTMSSRATIVPCERIQGLQIRGLSCSKRITVPVVYTREFIPANHKHIPTPETAKAWPHLEHLAEYISPQRECDIGLLIGYNCPQALLPREVVCGEESQPYAQKTDLGWSIVSYGDPSEIRSDAIGVSHRIVVKQVIPETKTTVKLKREVHYVCRTQIKEIATPDEVLKMLESDFSERVEEAAFSQEDLDFLSKLRNGIKHKSDGHFEMPLPFKQDRPNLPNNMQYVAQRLMSLKRRLLRDETYYADYVSFMDDIVAKGDAERVPAEELDNHPAWYIPHHGVYHPHKPGKIRVVFDCSARYQDKALNDYLLTGPELTNTLVGVLCRFRKGPVAVMCDVERMFHQFHVKPEDRDYLRFLWWESSDLNSPPSVFRMKVHLFGAASSPGCANFGLKHLASESEGKFNSSTVQFIQRNFYVDDGLVSVASEVAAVELVREARELCSGGKLRLYKFISNSEEVLKSIPKEDCADSVKDLDLASRHPIVERALGVQWCVSSDNFQFRVTIKEHPLTRRGVLSTVASIYDPLGFVAPFVLRGKQILQQLCQDKVGWDHPMPEELKSQWEFWLRDLQKLVNIKTRRCFIPENFTDVQQYELHHFSDASVTGYGICTYLRVVDNCGKVHCSLVLGKARVTPTKVTTVPRLELSAAVVAAKTSFMLRKELEINDLKEHFWTDSRIVLGYINNDAKRFHVFVANRVQKIKSTSEPEQWRFVQSKDNPADHASRGLTADQLTASNWFRGPDFLWERNLPVPDAKVGEIDDSDPELRKVQVLNVKAEEQRTLLDRLTKFSDWKRAVKAIACLKKFANQINGAKPKPKVYEASSIEERKEAETFIFRLAQEEAFNREINSIKRCNEIKPKDKASQLYKLSPFLDEHGVLRVGGRLTRSCLHPHIKHPVILPKASHVSSLLIKHYHEKVHHQGRGITHNELRSNGIWIIGCSRVVSSHIYKCIVCRKYRRNTQDPKMSDLPEDRMEMSPPFTYCGMDCFGPFYVRDARKELKKYGLLFTCMSSRAVHIELLDDLTTDAFINALRAFIAIRGKVRQLRCDQGTNFVGANKEFMNAMKGLNEEQLKEHGCEFIMNVPSASHMGGVWERQIRTIRSVLTAILDQSSKRLDSSSLRTFLYEVMAIINSRPLSTDHLNDPSFEPLTPNHILMMKSSIISPPPGDFVSQDLYLRKRWRQVQYLANVFWTRWKKEYLLNLQQRQTWQKDKRDTKVNDIVILQEDNSPRCRWKLAKVTEVYPSADGRVRKVKLLLSNSTLDDTGKRSAKPVYLDRPVQKTVLLLEAQ; encoded by the coding sequence atgttGAAACCTGATGAAAGGACTGAAAGCAATACAGAACATGCTGCAgagccagaaccagcagacgtGGCTACAGAGCAACATGAAGAACCTCGTCGAAGTGAAAGAGCCCGTACATTAACAGAAAGGGGAAAAGTCTTTCAAAGAGAAAGGTTAGAGGGACTCATGCTACGTTTTGACACCATCTACGAACGATGGAAAGCCTTAACTAAGTTGGCTAAAAAATCTGTAATGAGACAGGATCCTAATGACATTCTGCAGGAACACATTAGTTCTGTAGAAAAGGAACTGTTAACACTAAACAGTGTGTATGATGAGTACAGATGTACAGATAGTCCACCTCATGACATGCGTCATAAGTTGGATAAGGCTGTGTCAGTAACCAAGATTGTAATCAAAAATGCACAGTCACAGACACGAGGGGAAAGGGAGGAGATTGTTTGGCCTGATGCTAGTTCAGTGTTCGCATCTTCAAGTTCTAGTGTTTCACTTCCGGTCTCTGACCACTCTAAAAGGACTTTGAGTCACTCTGTAGCATCCGCACTCAGTAGacaagaagcagcagcagagtatGCAGCCACACGGGCTGTGTTGCAGATTATGGCTGAGCAAGAGTGTCGTAGAGAAGAGTTGGAGAAACTTGAGGCTGAGAATAAGTTAATAACAGCAGATCAAGAAACTGCTGCTTACACTCGTCGCCttgagagagaaagagaagagACTGAACGTAAaatcatgaaggaaaaacaagaagCTGCTCTTTTAAGGAGACAACAAGAAGAGAATGTTGAGAGAAAGCGTTCTGTGGAGAACTTGAAAAGAGAGGTTGAGCGTTTAGAAGAACTTAAAAGGTTACATGCAGCTAAAGCAAGGCTTAAGGTGTATGATGAAAATGAGTTTCATCCAACACAAGCAGTACCTGCGTGTCCTGAAGTAACTCATCTGGATCAAGGAGTTAGGAAACAGTCTGTGAATCAATACGCTGACACAGCTCCAAGTTCAAAGGGTGACTCTCAGAAAGACACAGTGGAGCTCGTGAAAGTCTTAGCTGAGGCGTTGTCTGCAAACAGGTTACCCATACCAGAACCAACCATTTTCAGTGGGGATGCACTGAAGTTCAGCCATTGGAAATCATCCTTTCAGACATTAATTGAGAGAAAAAACATTCCAGCAGCAGAAAAGATGTTCTTTCTTCAGAAATATGTGGGAGGAGCAGCGAGAGAATCTTTAGAGGGCTTTTTTCTAACTGGATCAGAAGCATCTTATGAGAAGGCATGGAATTTGTTAAATGAAAGATACGGCGAACCATTTGTTATAGCAAAGGCGTTCCGAGATAAGTTGCATGCCTGGCCAAAAATAGCACACAGAGAAAGTTCAGATTTGAGGaagtttgtggattttttgCGCAGTTGTGAGTCAGCGATGGTTGAAAATGAGAATCTTAATGTTCTCAACGATGCAATCGAAAATCAGAAAATGGCAGCAAAACTACCTGATTGGTTGAGCACAGCGTGGAACAGAAAGGCCACAGAGTACCAACTGGAACACAGACGATTTCCAAAGTTCGGCTATTTTGTAACTTTCCTGACGATGGAGGCAAACATTGCTTGTAATCCTATAACATCTTATACTGCTCTACACCAAGATCAGTCGGATAAGAGTAAAATAAAGCCGCAAAACTTTGTATCATCCAAAGGTCAAACCATCGGGACAAAAAGCTTTACAACCAACGTTAGTGAAAGGAAGACAGACACATGTGGCTTTTGTAAAAAAGTAGGTCACTTATTACACAACTGTCGGAACTTAATCAGAAAGCCAATTGCTGAGCGTGTCAAATTCATACAAAGTGAGAAACTTTGTTTTGGGTGTTTAAATCCTGGTCATTATTCCAAATACTGCAAGAGTCGGATGACATGCAGTTTTTGTTCAAAGCGCCACCCATCGTGTCTACACGAAGAGCGCCCAAAACAAGAACAGCAGCTTCCTAGTGAGCAAGCTAAAGAAACTGTAGAGGTTAAGGAAAAAAGGTCACTTTTTACAGTGCAACCACAAGAAACAGATGTTTTCAAGGAGACTACATCTAACAGAGTTGTAAATGAGAAAAGTAGCACACAAACCTCAACAATAGTACCGGTCTATGTTTCAACACAAAGTGATCCGACAAAGGAAGTTCTTACTTATGCTTTGCTAGATTCACAAAGTGATTCTTCATTCATTTTGGACGAAGTAGTTGCTGGGTTAGATGTAAACTCAGAAAGGGTTAAATTAAAGTTATCTACAATGTCATCAAGGGCAACCATCGTGCCATGTGAAAGAATTCAAGGTCTACAAATCAGAGGACTGTCTTGTTCTAAAAGAATCACAGTGCCAGTAGTGTATACCCGGGAGTTCATCCCAGCTAATCATAAACATATCCCAACACCAGAAACTGCCAAGGCATGGCCTCATTTGGAGCATCTTGCTGAATATATCTCACCACAAAGGGAATGTGACATTGGTCTCTTAATTGGGTATAATTGCCCTCAGGCTCTTTTACCCAGAGAAGTTGTGTGTGGAGAAGAAAGCCAACCTTATGCACAAAAAACTGATTTAGGTTGGAGCATAGTGAGTTATGGTGATCCCTCGGAAATCAGAAGTGATGCAATAGGTGTAAGTCACCGCATTGTTGTAAAGCAAGTGATACCTGAAACCAAAACAACAGTGAAACTTAAACGTGAAGTACACTACGTGTGTAGGACTCAGATTAAGGAGATTGCCACTCCTGACGAAGTGCTTAAAATGCTGGAGTCAGATTTCAGTGAAAGAGTTGAAGAAGCAGCCTTTTCCCAGGAAGATCTTGATTTCTTAAGCAAATTAAGAAATGGAATCAAGCATAAATCGGACGGACATTTTGAGATGCCATTGCCTTTCAAACAAGACAGACCAAATTTACCAAACAATATGCAATATGTTGCTCAGCGTCTTATGAGTCTGAAGCGAAGACTCCTGAGAGATGAAACATATTATGCAGATTATGTGTCCTTTATGGATGACATTGTTGCTAAAGGTGATGCTGAAAGGGTTCCAGCCGAAGAACTGGATAATCATCCTGCCTGGTATATTCCACATCATGGAGTATATCACCCTCACAAGCCTGGGAAGATAAGAGTTGTCTTTGATTGCTCTGCAAGATACCAGGATAAAGCGCTGAATGATTATTTACTTACTGGTCCCGAGCTCACAAACACGTTAGTTGGAGTTTTATGCAGATTCCGCAAGGGCCCAGTTGCAGTAATGTGTGATGTGGAACGTATGTTTCATCAGTTCCACGTAAAGCCTGAAGATCGAGACTATTTGAGATTCTTGTGGTGGGAGAGCAGTGATCTAAATTCTCCACCATCTGTCTTCAGAATGAAAGTTCATCTGTTTGGCGCAGCATCGTCACCAGGCTGTGCAAATTTTGGCCTTAAACACTTGGCCAGTGAAAGTGAAGGCAAGTTCAATAGCAGCACAGTTCAATTTATCCAGAGAAATTTCTATGTGGATGATGGACTTGTGAGTGTAGCATCTGAAGTTGCAGCAGTAGAACTTGTCAGGGAAGCAAGAGAATTGTGCAGTGGTGGCAAGCTCAGATTGTACAAGTTCATTTCCAACAGTGAGGAGGTGTTGAAATCAATACCAAAGGAGGACTGTGCTGACAGTGTGAAGGATTTGGATTTAGCCTCGAGACATCCCATAGTTGAGAGAGCTCTTGGGGTTCAGTGGTGTGTATCCTCTGATAACTTTCAGTTTAGGGTGACAATCAAAGAGCATCCTTTGACCAGAAGAGGGGTGCTGTCAACAGTAGCCTCCATTTATGATCCTTTAGGCTTTGTTGCACCTTTCGTCCTACGAGGGAAACAGATATTGCAACAGTTGTGTCAAGATAAAGTAGGGTGGGATCATCCAATGCCAGAAGAGCTCAAATCCCAGTGGGAATTTTGGCTCCGTGATCTTCAAAAACTGGTGAACATAAAGACCAGAAGATGTTTTATTCCTGAAAACTTCACAGACGTTCAGCAATATGAGTTACACCACTTCTCAGATGCCAGCGTAACAGGTTATGGCATTTGCACGTACCTCAGAGTAGTTGATAACTGTGGTAAGGTACATTGCTCACTTGTTCTTGGAAAGGCTCGCGTTACCCCAACTAAAGTAACTACAGTGCCACGGCTTGAGTTATCTGCTGCTGTGGTTGCAGCAAAGACCAGCTTCATGCTGAGGAAGGAACTTGAAATCAATGATCTCAAGGAGCATTTTTGGACTGACTCGAGGATTGTTCTTGGATACATCAATAATGATGCCAAAcggtttcatgtttttgtggccaacAGAgttcaaaaaatcaaatcaacatcAGAACCTGAACAATGGCGGTTTGTCCAGTCAAAGGATAATCCTGCTGACCATGCGTCAAGAGGCTTGACTGCAGATCAGCTTACTGCATCAAACTGGTTCAGAGGCCCAGACTTTCTGTGGGAAAGAAATCTTCCTGTTCCAGATGCTAAGGTGGGAGAAATAGATGACAGTGATCCAGAGCTTCGGAAGGTACAGGTGCTAAATGTAAAAGCTGAAGAGCAAAGAACATTGTTAGATCGCCTGACAAAGTTTTCCGACTGGAAAAGAGCTGTAAAGGCAATTGCTTGTCTCAAAAAATTTGCTAATCAGATCAACGGTGCTAAACCTAAACCTAAAGTGTATGAAGCTTCCAGCATTGAGGAACGGAAAGAAGCAGAAACATTTATATTCAGATTGGCCCAAGAAGAAGCGTttaacagagaaataaacagcataAAAAGGTGTAATGAGATAAAACCAAAGGACAAAGCCAGTCAGCTTTACAAACTTAGTCCATTCTTAGATGAACATGGTGTTCTCAGAGTTGGTGGACGTTTGACAAgatcatgtcttcatcctcacaTCAAGCATCCAGTCATTTTGCCAAAGGCAAGTCATGTTTCGTCCTTACTGATCAAACATTATCATGAGAAGGTGCATCATCAAGGAAGGGGAATCACTCACAATGAGTTACGGTCCAACGGAATATGGATCATAGGGTGTAGCAGAGTAGTGTCCtctcatatttacaaatgcatcgTCTGCAGAAAGTATAGAAGAAACACACAAGACCCAAAAATGTCAGATTTACCTGAGGATAGGATGGAAATGTCCCCACCTTTCACTTATTGTGGGATGGACTGTTTTGGACCATTTTATGTAAGAGATGCcaggaaagaactgaaaaaataCGGACTTCTCTTTACATGTATGTCTTCCAGAGCAGTACATATTGAGTTGTTAGATGATCTCACTACTGATGCTTTCATTAATGCTTTGCGTGCGTTCATTGCAATCAGAGGAAAGGTCAGACAGTTGCGGTGTGATCAGGGCACTAATTTCGTCGGTGCAAACAAAGAGTTTATGAATGCAATGAAAGGGTTGAATGAGGAACAGTTGAAAGAACATGGATGTGAATTCATCATGAATGTCCCATCAGCTAGCCATATGGGTGGTGTTTGGGAAAGGCAAATAAGAACCATTCGAAGTGTTCTGACCGCAATTTTGGATCAGTCTTCTAAAAGACTCGACAGTTCATCATTACGTACCTTTTTGTATGAAGTGATGGCTATTATCAATAGCAGACCTCTGTCAACAGACCACTTAAATGATCCAAGCTTTGAGCCCTTGACTCCAAATCATATACTTATGATGAAATCCAGTATAATATCGCCACCTCCTGGAGACTTTGTGAGTCAAGATTTGTACTTGCGTAAAAGATGGCGACAAGTGCAATATTTGGCCAATGTGTTTTGGACAAGATGGAAGAAAGAGTACCTTCTAAATCTTCAACAAAGACAGACATGGCAGAAGGATAAAAGAGACACTAAGGTCAATGACATAGTTATCCTTCAGGAAGATAACTCTCCACGCTGTAGATGGAAACTAGCCAAAGTAACAGAGGTGTACCCAAGTGCCGATGGTAGAGTTAGGAAGGTAAAACTGTTGCTTAGCAATTCTACCTTAGATGATACAGGCAAACGCTCTGCTAAACCTGTTTATTTAGACCGACCTGTGCAAAAGACAGTTTTACTGCTTGAAGCACAGTAA